The following are encoded in a window of Kitasatospora sp. NBC_01250 genomic DNA:
- a CDS encoding MFS transporter — MDTQERPARPVGDTAPAPAATRRAWIALAVLLLPLLLVSMDVSVLYFAVPFISQDLHPSSTQQLWIFDIYGFVLSGLLITMGALGDRIGRRRLLLIGALAFGAASTLAAYAGGAATLIGARAVLGVAGATLMPSTLGLIRNLFPDPAQRSKAIATWTAVTSGGVAVGPVLSGILLEHFWWGSVFLINLPAMALLLVLGPILVPETPRRRDGRFDLVSAVLSLAAILSLVYGVKELARNGFQPLPPVAILVGAVLGAVFVRRQRNHPYPLIDLVLVRSRAFSASVAMNVLAMFALVGMAIYLTQYLQLVLAMSTLRAALWSVLPSLLVGAVAPVAASLGRRFGPGPVVAGGFAVMLPGFALLALVTPHSPLWLLLVAASFYACGAVGVMSQVSEVVMAAAPAERAGAAAGLLESGTELGGALGMALLGSIGTALYRSDIRGLLPAGLPGNLLGPVRDSLGGADVVAGQLPGGLSHEVLAAARQAFTSGMQGAAIGAAVLMALGAVLAAVLLRGVRVGAPAPVQQD, encoded by the coding sequence ATGGACACCCAGGAACGCCCGGCCCGCCCGGTCGGTGACACCGCACCCGCACCCGCCGCCACCCGTCGGGCCTGGATCGCGCTCGCGGTCCTGCTGCTGCCGCTGCTGCTCGTCTCGATGGACGTCTCGGTGCTCTACTTCGCCGTGCCGTTCATCAGTCAGGACCTGCACCCGAGCAGCACCCAGCAGCTCTGGATCTTCGACATCTACGGCTTCGTGCTCTCCGGTCTGCTGATCACCATGGGCGCGCTCGGCGACCGGATCGGCCGCCGCCGGCTGCTGCTGATCGGCGCCCTGGCCTTCGGCGCCGCCTCCACCCTGGCGGCCTACGCGGGTGGCGCGGCCACCCTGATCGGCGCCCGCGCCGTGCTCGGCGTGGCGGGCGCCACCCTGATGCCCTCCACCCTCGGCCTGATCCGCAACCTGTTCCCCGACCCCGCCCAGCGCAGCAAGGCCATCGCCACCTGGACCGCGGTGACCAGCGGTGGGGTCGCGGTCGGACCGGTGCTCAGCGGCATCCTGCTGGAGCACTTCTGGTGGGGCTCGGTCTTCCTGATCAACCTGCCGGCGATGGCGCTGCTGCTGGTGCTCGGCCCGATCCTGGTGCCCGAGACGCCGCGCCGCCGGGACGGCCGCTTCGACCTGGTGAGCGCCGTGCTCTCGCTGGCCGCGATCCTGTCGCTGGTCTACGGCGTCAAGGAGCTGGCCCGCAACGGGTTCCAGCCGCTGCCGCCGGTCGCGATCCTGGTCGGCGCGGTGCTCGGGGCGGTCTTCGTGCGCCGTCAGCGCAACCACCCCTACCCGCTGATCGACCTGGTGCTGGTGCGCAGCCGGGCCTTCTCCGCCTCGGTCGCGATGAACGTGCTGGCCATGTTCGCGCTGGTCGGGATGGCTATCTACCTCACCCAGTACCTCCAACTGGTGCTCGCCATGAGCACTTTGCGGGCCGCGCTGTGGAGCGTGCTGCCCAGCCTCCTGGTCGGCGCGGTGGCTCCGGTGGCAGCCTCGCTCGGCCGGCGGTTCGGGCCCGGCCCGGTGGTGGCGGGTGGATTCGCCGTGATGCTGCCCGGGTTCGCCCTGCTGGCGCTGGTGACCCCCCACTCGCCGCTCTGGCTGCTGCTGGTCGCCGCCAGTTTCTACGCCTGCGGTGCGGTCGGCGTGATGTCGCAGGTCAGTGAGGTGGTGATGGCCGCGGCGCCGGCCGAACGGGCAGGTGCGGCAGCCGGGTTGCTGGAGTCGGGCACCGAGCTGGGCGGCGCGCTCGGGATGGCGCTGCTGGGCAGCATCGGCACGGCGCTCTACCGCTCGGACATCCGCGGCCTGCTGCCGGCCGGTCTGCCGGGCAACCTGCTCGGCCCGGTGCGCGACTCGCTCGGCGGGGCCGACGTGGTGGCCGGGCAGCTGCCGGGCGGGCTCTCGCACGAGGTGCTCGCGGCGGCCCGGCAGGCGTTCACCAGTGGCATGCAGGGTGCGGCGATCGGTGCCGCGGTGCTGATGGCGCTGGGCGCGGTGCTCGCGGCGGTGCTGCTGCGCGGGGTGCGGGTCGGCGCCCCGGCTCCGGTCCAGCAGGACTGA
- a CDS encoding glycoside hydrolase family 15 protein: MAFDTAGFEQTDSSRYIPISEHGLIGDLRTTALVGTNGTIDWYCCPRFDAPSVFGAILDADRGGSFELAAEVPTRTRQFYFPDTNVLITRFFAADGVAEIQDFMPVVDESREAARHRLIRRVVCVRGALPFRARIAPRFGYGTEPHTTHLEGHAAVFRSPSLSLALTATAPLETDGLDVWSRFKLLEGESNVFALDQVDDEVPTRSCPRAEAQEQAEATVRFWRHWLAGSRYHGRWREMVNRSALLLKLLTYAPTGAIVAAPTTSLPEQIGGGRNWDYRYVWVRDAAFCVYAMLRLGFTSEAEAFMGFLCERGLMRGNGAAGPLQIMYGIDGRSELPEYELPHLEGHLGSAPVRVGNAATGQLQLDIYGALIDSIYLYDKWGQPISSARWDEVGTMADWLCEHWDQPDEGIWETRAGRRNFVYSRLMSWVALERAMRMANHRGLPADLPRWRESRDAIYRQIMQRGWSTERGAFVQALDDGDLDASLLMMPMAKFIAPTDPKWLSTLDALTTNLVSDSLVYRYDPTASPDGLHGPEGTFSICSFWYVEALARAGRLEEARLAFEKMLTYANHLGLYAEEIGPTGEQLGNFPQAFTHLSLISAAFNLDRALG; the protein is encoded by the coding sequence ATGGCGTTCGACACCGCTGGTTTCGAGCAGACGGACAGCAGCCGCTACATACCGATCTCCGAACACGGCCTGATCGGCGATCTCCGTACGACCGCCCTGGTCGGCACGAACGGCACCATCGACTGGTACTGCTGCCCGCGCTTCGATGCGCCCAGCGTCTTCGGGGCCATCCTCGACGCCGACCGGGGCGGGTCGTTCGAGCTGGCCGCCGAGGTCCCGACCCGCACCCGGCAGTTCTACTTCCCCGACACGAACGTGCTGATCACGCGGTTCTTCGCCGCGGACGGGGTGGCGGAGATCCAGGACTTCATGCCCGTGGTCGACGAGTCGCGCGAGGCGGCCCGGCACCGGCTGATCCGGCGGGTGGTCTGCGTCCGCGGAGCCCTCCCGTTCCGGGCACGGATCGCCCCGCGCTTCGGTTACGGCACCGAACCGCACACCACGCACCTCGAAGGCCACGCCGCGGTGTTCCGCTCCCCTTCACTGTCGCTCGCCCTGACCGCCACCGCACCCCTGGAGACCGACGGCCTGGACGTGTGGTCGCGCTTCAAGCTCCTCGAGGGCGAGTCCAACGTGTTCGCCCTCGACCAGGTCGACGACGAGGTCCCGACCCGGTCGTGCCCGCGGGCCGAGGCGCAGGAGCAGGCCGAGGCGACCGTGCGGTTCTGGCGCCACTGGCTGGCCGGTTCGCGCTACCACGGGCGCTGGCGGGAGATGGTGAACCGCTCCGCGCTGCTGCTGAAGCTGCTCACCTACGCGCCGACCGGTGCGATCGTCGCCGCACCGACCACCAGCCTGCCCGAGCAGATCGGCGGCGGGCGCAACTGGGACTACCGCTACGTCTGGGTCCGCGACGCCGCCTTCTGCGTCTACGCCATGCTGCGCCTCGGGTTCACCTCCGAGGCGGAGGCCTTCATGGGATTCCTGTGCGAGCGCGGCCTCATGCGCGGCAACGGTGCGGCCGGCCCGCTGCAGATCATGTACGGCATCGACGGGCGCAGCGAGCTGCCCGAGTACGAGCTGCCGCACCTGGAAGGCCACCTCGGCTCCGCACCGGTCAGGGTCGGCAACGCCGCCACCGGCCAGCTCCAGCTGGACATCTACGGAGCCCTGATCGACTCGATCTACCTGTACGACAAGTGGGGACAGCCGATCAGCAGCGCCCGCTGGGACGAGGTCGGCACGATGGCGGACTGGCTCTGCGAGCATTGGGACCAGCCCGACGAGGGCATCTGGGAGACCCGCGCGGGCCGGCGCAACTTCGTGTACTCGCGGCTGATGTCCTGGGTGGCGCTCGAACGGGCGATGCGGATGGCGAACCACCGCGGCCTGCCGGCCGACCTGCCCCGCTGGCGGGAGTCCCGGGACGCGATCTACCGGCAGATCATGCAGCGCGGCTGGTCGACCGAGCGGGGCGCCTTCGTCCAGGCCCTGGACGACGGTGACCTGGACGCCTCGCTGCTGATGATGCCGATGGCCAAGTTCATCGCCCCCACCGACCCCAAGTGGCTCTCCACCCTGGACGCGCTCACCACGAACCTGGTCTCCGACTCGCTGGTCTACCGCTACGACCCCACCGCCAGCCCCGACGGCCTGCACGGCCCCGAGGGCACCTTCTCCATCTGCTCGTTCTGGTACGTCGAGGCGCTGGCCCGCGCAGGCCGGCTGGAGGAGGCCCGGCTCGCCTTCGAGAAGATGCTCACCTACGCCAACCACCTCGGCCTCTACGCCGAGGAGATCGGCCCGACCGGCGAACAACTCGGCAACTTCCCCCAGGCCTTCACCCACCTCTCCCTGATCAGCGCCGCCTTCAACCTCGACCGCGCCCTCGGCTGA
- a CDS encoding FmdB family zinc ribbon protein codes for MPRYDFRCRSCGATFELRRAMAQANDPATCPQGHADTVKLLSTVAVTGAGGGSAPQPPAGGGGGCCGGGCCG; via the coding sequence ATGCCACGCTACGACTTCCGCTGCCGTTCCTGCGGTGCGACCTTCGAACTGCGCCGCGCCATGGCCCAGGCCAACGACCCGGCGACCTGCCCGCAGGGGCACGCCGACACCGTGAAGCTGCTCTCCACCGTCGCCGTGACCGGCGCGGGCGGCGGCAGCGCCCCGCAGCCGCCCGCCGGCGGTGGCGGTGGCTGCTGCGGTGGGGGCTGCTGCGGCTAG
- a CDS encoding MFS transporter, with the protein MPQVERRQDRWVILAVICLAQLVVILDNTILNVAIPSLTEELGATTAQTQWIIGAYSLAQAGLLIAAGGLADRYGRKKVQLLGLALFGVGSLGAALAGSPGQLIAARAGMGVGGSLLLATSLAIIVRTFDAEEQPKAITVWSAIASLGFALGPVLGGLLLNHFWWGSVFLVNLPVAALGLVAIAKLVPESKDPRGDSPDLLGAVLSIAGLVGVVYAIIQGPGIGWTSPRTLLPAGLGLLLLLLFVLWERRVEHPLLDLSFFRNARFRGAVSGGILVAFGLGGSLFLLTEHLQFVLGYGPLAAGLRTAPMALTVVALNFTGIGMRLTTKLKPPFAIAGGLGLLAAGLAAIAEFGRNGSYPGILLGLVLMGTGVACSQPTMATAVMSSIPPEKAGLGSGLMGTLSELGNSLGVAVLGAVLTAGFASSLPSGFPHTAARSLPDALAAAGPDAGHQHQVRSAFADSLTSSQLIGAVAVLLGGLVAAWLLSRAAGQPQLTAEPESAAAEPLAPAG; encoded by the coding sequence ATGCCCCAGGTGGAGCGCAGGCAGGACCGGTGGGTGATCCTCGCGGTCATCTGCCTCGCACAACTCGTCGTGATTCTGGACAACACCATCCTCAACGTGGCGATCCCCTCCCTGACCGAGGAGTTGGGCGCGACCACGGCGCAGACCCAGTGGATCATCGGCGCCTACTCGCTCGCCCAGGCCGGCCTGCTGATCGCCGCCGGCGGGCTCGCCGACCGGTACGGCCGCAAGAAGGTGCAGCTGCTCGGACTCGCGCTGTTCGGGGTCGGCTCGCTCGGCGCGGCCCTGGCCGGCAGCCCCGGGCAGCTGATCGCCGCCCGCGCGGGCATGGGCGTCGGCGGCAGCCTGCTGCTGGCCACCAGCCTGGCCATCATCGTGCGCACCTTCGACGCCGAGGAGCAGCCCAAGGCCATCACCGTCTGGAGCGCCATCGCCTCCCTCGGCTTCGCCCTCGGCCCGGTGCTCGGCGGCCTGCTGCTCAACCACTTCTGGTGGGGCTCGGTCTTCCTGGTCAACCTGCCGGTCGCGGCGCTGGGCCTGGTCGCCATCGCCAAGCTGGTGCCCGAGTCCAAGGACCCGCGCGGCGACTCCCCCGACCTGCTCGGCGCGGTGCTGTCCATCGCGGGTCTGGTCGGGGTGGTGTACGCGATCATCCAGGGCCCCGGCATCGGCTGGACCTCCCCGCGCACCCTGCTGCCCGCCGGCCTCGGCCTGCTCCTGCTGCTGCTCTTCGTGCTCTGGGAGCGCCGGGTCGAACACCCCCTGCTGGACCTCTCCTTCTTCCGCAACGCCCGCTTCCGGGGCGCGGTCTCCGGCGGCATCCTGGTCGCCTTCGGCCTGGGCGGCTCGCTCTTCCTGCTGACCGAGCACCTGCAGTTCGTGCTCGGCTACGGTCCGCTCGCCGCCGGCCTGCGCACCGCCCCGATGGCGCTGACCGTCGTCGCGCTCAACTTCACCGGCATCGGCATGCGACTGACCACGAAGCTCAAGCCGCCGTTCGCGATCGCCGGAGGCCTGGGCCTGCTGGCCGCCGGTCTGGCCGCGATCGCCGAGTTCGGCCGCAACGGCTCCTACCCGGGCATCCTGCTCGGCCTGGTGCTGATGGGCACCGGTGTCGCCTGCTCGCAGCCCACCATGGCCACCGCGGTGATGTCCTCGATCCCGCCGGAGAAGGCCGGCCTCGGCTCCGGCCTGATGGGCACGCTCAGCGAGCTGGGCAACTCGCTCGGTGTCGCGGTGCTCGGCGCGGTGCTCACCGCCGGCTTCGCCTCCTCACTGCCCTCGGGGTTCCCGCACACGGCGGCCCGCTCGCTGCCGGACGCGCTCGCCGCCGCCGGCCCGGACGCCGGCCACCAGCACCAGGTCCGCAGCGCCTTCGCGGACAGCCTGACCAGCAGCCAGCTGATCGGCGCGGTGGCCGTCCTGCTCGGCGGACTCGTCGCCGCCTGGCTGCTCAGCCGGGCGGCCGGCCAGCCGCAGCTCACCGCCGAGCCCGAGTCGGCAGCTGCCGAGCCGCTCGCTCCGGCGGGCTGA
- a CDS encoding TetR/AcrR family transcriptional regulator, whose product MADTPRDPAVSIWVRPPKRAKRGSAPTGLSRDRIVHATVALLDAADAQSFSMRQLAAELDVTPMSVYWYVDNKDELLELALDHVLGETRAVALAEYETWRQHLSAMAHAYRDCFQRHPWAALLVGQFIALGPNSLAFSTSGVEAIVRTGLPKDQFSAALGLVFEYTYGFAVLDAQWTRRVRQSGLNEDEFYQRVHGVVQQVDPRFTENADVVESQHANGSGAARNHRFTQGLDLALAGIEATIAAARPRS is encoded by the coding sequence ATGGCCGACACGCCCCGCGACCCCGCTGTCAGCATCTGGGTGCGCCCGCCCAAGCGCGCCAAGCGCGGCAGTGCCCCCACCGGCCTGAGCCGGGACCGGATCGTGCACGCGACCGTGGCCCTGCTGGACGCCGCGGACGCGCAGAGCTTCTCCATGCGCCAGCTGGCGGCCGAGCTCGACGTCACGCCGATGTCGGTCTACTGGTACGTCGACAACAAGGACGAACTCCTCGAACTCGCCCTGGACCACGTGCTCGGCGAGACGCGCGCCGTGGCACTGGCCGAGTACGAGACCTGGCGCCAGCACCTGAGCGCCATGGCCCACGCCTACCGCGACTGCTTCCAGCGTCACCCCTGGGCCGCCCTGCTGGTCGGACAGTTCATCGCCCTGGGCCCCAACTCCCTGGCCTTCTCCACCAGCGGCGTCGAGGCGATCGTCCGCACCGGCCTGCCCAAGGACCAGTTCAGCGCCGCCCTCGGCCTGGTCTTCGAGTACACCTACGGCTTCGCGGTGCTCGACGCGCAGTGGACCCGCCGGGTCCGCCAGTCCGGCCTGAACGAGGACGAGTTCTACCAGCGCGTCCACGGCGTGGTCCAGCAGGTCGACCCCCGCTTCACGGAGAACGCCGACGTGGTCGAGTCCCAGCACGCCAACGGCTCCGGCGCCGCCCGCAACCACCGCTTCACCCAGGGCCTGGACCTCGCCCTGGCCGGCATCGAAGCCACCATCGCCGCGGCCCGCCCGAGGAGCTGA
- a CDS encoding HAD family hydrolase — MTERQSRSASAVMVASDLDRTLIYSLRSAELPPGSPVRLRLVERDGEGAPLSHLTERAAQLLAELAREAVFVPATTRTVEQYRRIRLPGPAGAGGFGPAGGGDGADWRPPYAICANGGRLLVAGEPDQDWAAVVAQRLAAHAAPLPEVAERLAGRGAAGGAGCGGSGGGGGAEGGWLLRQRVAEGLFVYAIVDRERLPAAWLDELTAWCAERGWTVSLQGRKLYAVPRVLTKSAAVAEVVRRQGGRATVLAAGDSLLDADLLLAADHAWRPGHGELAERGWTGPRVTALEQRGALAGEQILSALLARVRQLNGQATDG, encoded by the coding sequence ATGACGGAGCGTCAGAGTCGCTCGGCGTCGGCCGTGATGGTGGCGAGCGATCTGGACCGCACGCTGATCTACTCGCTGCGGTCGGCCGAACTGCCGCCCGGCTCGCCGGTGCGGCTGCGGCTGGTCGAGCGCGACGGTGAGGGCGCTCCGCTGAGCCATCTCACCGAGCGGGCTGCCCAGTTGCTGGCCGAGCTGGCCCGGGAGGCGGTGTTCGTCCCGGCCACCACCCGCACCGTCGAGCAGTACCGGCGGATCCGGCTGCCCGGCCCGGCGGGTGCTGGTGGCTTCGGCCCGGCGGGCGGTGGTGACGGGGCCGACTGGCGTCCGCCGTACGCGATCTGTGCCAACGGGGGCCGGCTGCTGGTCGCGGGCGAGCCGGACCAGGACTGGGCGGCCGTCGTGGCGCAGCGGCTCGCCGCACACGCCGCGCCGCTGCCGGAGGTGGCCGAGCGGCTGGCGGGTCGCGGCGCTGCGGGCGGCGCCGGCTGTGGCGGCAGCGGTGGTGGCGGTGGTGCTGAGGGTGGCTGGCTGCTGCGGCAGCGGGTGGCCGAGGGCTTGTTCGTCTACGCGATCGTGGATCGTGAGCGGCTGCCCGCCGCCTGGCTCGACGAGCTGACCGCCTGGTGCGCGGAGCGGGGCTGGACCGTCTCGCTCCAGGGCCGCAAGCTCTACGCCGTCCCCCGCGTGCTGACCAAGAGCGCCGCGGTCGCGGAGGTGGTCCGCCGCCAGGGCGGCCGGGCCACGGTGCTGGCGGCCGGGGACTCGCTGCTCGATGCCGACCTGCTGCTCGCCGCCGACCACGCCTGGCGCCCCGGCCACGGCGAACTGGCCGAGCGGGGCTGGACCGGCCCGCGGGTGACGGCGCTGGAGCAGCGCGGCGCGCTCGCGGGCGAGCAGATCCTGAGCGCGCTGCTCGCCCGCGTCCGGCAGCTGAACGGCCAGGCCACCGACGGTTAG
- a CDS encoding TetR/AcrR family transcriptional regulator has translation MATPDAPPYLRIAAELRGRIAAGTLKPGARVPSTRAITQEWGVAMATATKVLATLRQEGLVHSRPGAGTVVADPLPARPAATVVPAAAPEPATTPDVAPSPTPTTAPAPAPARPRRREARGGDQQLTRERIIQAAITIADAEGLAPVTMRRVAAELGVAPMALYRHVASKEELSDLMADTVIGRVPLPPADLTGWRPRLAALAHLQWSIFRRHPWLAGTISLTRPTPLPAALRHGEWVLSSVQGFGLPPTTRLYLHITMFAFVRGIAVNLEAQARDHANSTLTDEEWMQSQEANLAATFGSGQYPVFGALLAELDIETGEDNFDFDLDQLFEFALARLLDGLALLLEPPAARAD, from the coding sequence ATGGCCACCCCTGACGCACCGCCCTACCTGCGGATCGCTGCGGAGCTGCGGGGGCGGATCGCCGCCGGCACCCTGAAGCCCGGCGCGCGGGTGCCGTCCACCCGCGCGATCACCCAGGAGTGGGGCGTGGCGATGGCCACCGCCACCAAGGTGCTGGCGACCCTGCGCCAGGAGGGCCTGGTCCACTCCCGCCCCGGCGCGGGCACGGTGGTCGCCGACCCGCTGCCCGCGCGGCCGGCCGCCACCGTCGTGCCCGCCGCCGCACCCGAGCCCGCCACCACGCCCGACGTCGCCCCCTCCCCCACGCCCACCACCGCACCCGCACCCGCACCCGCCCGCCCACGGCGACGGGAGGCGCGCGGCGGCGACCAGCAGCTGACCCGCGAGCGGATCATCCAGGCCGCCATCACCATCGCCGACGCCGAGGGCCTGGCCCCCGTGACCATGCGCCGGGTCGCCGCCGAACTCGGCGTCGCCCCCATGGCGTTGTACCGCCACGTGGCGAGCAAGGAGGAGCTGAGCGACCTGATGGCCGACACCGTGATCGGCCGCGTACCGCTCCCGCCCGCCGACCTCACCGGCTGGCGCCCCCGGCTGGCCGCACTGGCCCACCTGCAGTGGTCGATCTTCCGCCGCCACCCCTGGCTGGCCGGCACGATCTCGCTCACCCGGCCCACCCCCCTGCCCGCCGCACTGCGGCACGGCGAGTGGGTGCTCAGCAGCGTCCAGGGCTTCGGCCTCCCGCCGACCACCCGGCTCTACCTCCACATCACGATGTTCGCCTTCGTCCGCGGCATCGCCGTCAACCTGGAGGCCCAGGCCCGCGACCACGCGAACAGCACGCTGACCGACGAGGAGTGGATGCAGTCCCAGGAGGCCAACCTGGCGGCCACCTTCGGCAGCGGCCAGTACCCGGTCTTCGGCGCCCTGCTCGCCGAGCTGGACATCGAGACCGGGGAGGACAACTTCGACTTCGACCTCGACCAGCTCTTCGAGTTCGCACTGGCCCGGCTCCTCGACGGGCTCGCCCTGCTCCTCGAACCGCCGGCCGCCCGGGCGGACTGA
- a CDS encoding penicillin acylase family protein translates to MTRHRSGRPGKPRRLRFPAAALAALLAGALLAASPGAASAGARPAAVPAAAPDYCGGQCNDILPPGENGNATLADIIGNKLFGTRPAHTDDQLGPYASLASAYPGLTDAQLGDFFNDSSFGVPADQMASSISPRPDVTIVRDKATGVPHVTGTTRYGTEFGAGYAAAQDRLWVMDLFRHVGRGELSGFAGGAAANRQLEQSFWQAAPYTEDELQQQIDAISQEGPRAQQALADAQAYIDGINQYITQAYNSRTFPGEYDLTGQINAITNAGSIQPFKLTDLVALASVIGALFGSGGGGQLQSAEVKQAAEARYGTAVGDQVWQSLREANDPEAVTTLHDGQSFPYALPPADPQGVAMPDPGSVVPEQLIYDATGSATSSTTAAPGVLPGNLLTAKHGMSNALLVSGKDTASGHPVAVFGPQTGYFAPQLLMLEELQGPGISARGAAFAGLSFYVELGRGQDYAWSATSAGQDITDTYAVPLCTTDGSPVTLAAQSYLYHGVCTPFDKLVQQDSWAPTTADSTPAGSYSLVMYRSDYGLVTARGTVGGKPVAFTSLRSTYQHEADSIIGFQMLNDPGAVHDPASFQQAAQNINYAFNWFYADDQHIAYYNSGSNPVRSPVVDPGLPVMAEPAYEWQGFDPATNTAQYTPPAQHPQSVDQDYYVSWNNKQAQDYGSAGYGNGPVYRANLLDSRVKALVAGGKVTRASLTQAMEDAAVTDLRGEDVLPKLLQVIDSAPVTDPNLAPVVAELSAWQAAGSKRTETTAGSQTYTDADAIRIMDAWWPLVADGVMHPGLGDQLFSALTGALQINESPSGGQTGPVGGGSVSANESIPHKGSSFQYGWWSYLDKDLRSVLGEPVTDPLAQPFCGGGSLTACRTVLLDTLQQAAAETPAQVYPGDSDCAAGDQWCADTIIQRPLGGVTDGKISWQNRPTYQQVVEFPSHR, encoded by the coding sequence ATGACCCGTCACCGCTCCGGCCGTCCGGGCAAGCCCAGACGGCTCAGGTTCCCGGCCGCCGCCCTCGCGGCCCTGCTGGCCGGCGCTCTGCTGGCCGCCTCGCCGGGCGCGGCCTCGGCCGGCGCCCGTCCGGCCGCCGTGCCCGCCGCGGCGCCCGACTACTGCGGCGGCCAGTGCAACGACATCCTGCCGCCCGGCGAGAACGGCAACGCGACGCTGGCCGACATCATCGGCAACAAGCTCTTCGGCACCCGCCCGGCGCACACCGACGACCAGCTCGGTCCGTACGCCTCGCTCGCCTCCGCCTATCCCGGCCTCACCGACGCCCAGTTGGGCGACTTCTTCAACGACTCCTCGTTCGGCGTGCCGGCCGACCAGATGGCCAGCAGCATCAGCCCGCGCCCGGACGTCACCATCGTGCGCGACAAGGCCACCGGGGTCCCGCACGTCACCGGCACCACGCGCTACGGCACCGAGTTCGGGGCGGGTTACGCCGCCGCGCAGGACCGGCTCTGGGTGATGGACCTGTTCCGCCACGTGGGCCGCGGCGAGCTGTCCGGCTTCGCGGGCGGCGCGGCGGCCAACCGCCAGCTGGAGCAGAGCTTCTGGCAGGCCGCGCCGTACACCGAGGACGAGCTGCAGCAGCAGATCGACGCCATCTCGCAGGAGGGCCCGCGCGCCCAGCAGGCGCTGGCCGACGCGCAGGCCTACATCGACGGCATCAACCAGTACATCACCCAGGCGTACAACAGCCGGACCTTCCCCGGCGAGTACGACCTGACCGGGCAGATCAACGCGATCACCAACGCCGGTTCGATCCAGCCGTTCAAGCTGACCGACCTGGTCGCCCTCGCCTCGGTGATCGGCGCGCTGTTCGGCTCCGGCGGCGGCGGACAGCTGCAGTCGGCCGAGGTCAAGCAGGCCGCCGAGGCGCGCTACGGCACGGCGGTCGGCGACCAGGTGTGGCAGTCGCTGCGCGAGGCCAACGACCCGGAGGCGGTCACCACGCTGCACGACGGGCAGTCGTTCCCCTACGCGCTGCCGCCCGCCGACCCGCAGGGCGTGGCGATGCCCGACCCCGGCTCGGTCGTCCCCGAGCAGCTGATCTACGACGCGACCGGCTCGGCCACCAGCAGCACCACCGCGGCCCCCGGCGTGCTGCCGGGCAACCTGCTGACCGCCAAGCACGGCATGTCGAACGCCCTGCTGGTCTCCGGCAAGGACACCGCCAGCGGACACCCGGTGGCCGTCTTCGGCCCGCAGACCGGCTACTTCGCGCCGCAGCTGCTGATGCTGGAGGAGTTGCAGGGCCCCGGGATCAGCGCGCGCGGCGCCGCCTTCGCCGGCCTGAGCTTCTACGTGGAGCTGGGCCGCGGCCAGGACTACGCCTGGAGCGCCACCTCGGCCGGCCAGGACATCACCGACACCTACGCCGTGCCGCTGTGCACCACCGACGGCTCGCCGGTCACCCTGGCCGCCCAGTCCTACCTCTACCACGGCGTCTGCACGCCCTTCGACAAGCTGGTGCAGCAGGACTCCTGGGCGCCGACCACCGCCGACTCCACGCCGGCCGGCTCCTACTCGCTGGTGATGTACAGATCCGACTACGGGCTGGTGACGGCCCGCGGCACGGTCGGCGGCAAGCCCGTCGCCTTCACCTCGCTGCGCTCCACCTACCAGCACGAGGCCGACTCGATCATCGGCTTCCAGATGCTCAACGACCCTGGCGCGGTGCACGATCCGGCGAGCTTCCAGCAGGCCGCCCAGAACATCAACTACGCCTTCAACTGGTTCTACGCCGACGACCAGCACATCGCCTACTACAACTCCGGCAGCAACCCCGTGCGTTCGCCGGTGGTCGACCCCGGCCTGCCGGTCATGGCCGAACCCGCCTACGAGTGGCAGGGGTTCGACCCCGCGACGAACACCGCGCAGTACACCCCGCCCGCCCAGCACCCGCAGTCGGTGGACCAGGACTACTACGTCTCCTGGAACAACAAACAGGCCCAGGACTACGGTTCGGCCGGCTACGGCAACGGACCGGTGTACCGGGCCAACCTGCTGGACTCGCGGGTGAAGGCGCTGGTGGCGGGCGGCAAGGTGACCCGCGCCTCGCTCACCCAGGCGATGGAGGACGCGGCGGTCACCGACCTGCGCGGTGAGGACGTGCTGCCCAAGCTGCTCCAGGTGATCGACAGCGCTCCGGTGACCGATCCGAACCTCGCCCCGGTGGTCGCCGAGCTGTCGGCCTGGCAGGCGGCCGGATCGAAGCGGACCGAGACCACCGCGGGCAGCCAGACCTACACCGACGCCGACGCCATCCGGATCATGGACGCCTGGTGGCCGCTGGTCGCCGACGGGGTGATGCACCCCGGGCTCGGCGACCAGCTGTTCAGCGCGCTGACCGGCGCGCTGCAGATCAACGAATCGCCCTCCGGCGGCCAGACCGGCCCGGTCGGCGGTGGTTCGGTGAGCGCCAACGAGTCGATCCCGCACAAGGGTTCGTCGTTCCAGTACGGCTGGTGGAGCTACCTGGACAAGGACCTGCGCTCGGTGCTCGGCGAGCCGGTGACCGATCCGCTGGCCCAGCCCTTCTGCGGCGGTGGCAGTCTGACGGCCTGTCGGACGGTGCTGCTCGACACCCTCCAGCAGGCGGCGGCCGAGACGCCGGCCCAGGTCTACCCCGGGGACAGCGACTGCGCGGCGGGCGACCAGTGGTGCGCCGACACCATCATCCAGCGTCCGCTGGGCGGGGTGACCGACGGCAAGATCAGCTGGCAGAACCGGCCGACCTACCAGCAGGTGGTGGAGTTCCCCTCGCACCGCTGA